In Trifolium pratense cultivar HEN17-A07 linkage group LG7, ARS_RC_1.1, whole genome shotgun sequence, a genomic segment contains:
- the LOC123899566 gene encoding uncharacterized protein LOC123899566: MAEEGKPDAQLFQLLSNLLLEVEALTNQEEVELRSKIETLGLEVTKVPSKSTKQLDELEIAKELDRLSAKLDDVDEMISSTMAADPQVRSLLSCTADVWMPVITATSEERRSFTASPGDNKTTQTDAESSK; the protein is encoded by the exons ATGGCAGAGGAAGGGAAACCCGATGCTCAACTCTTTCAGCTTCTCTCCAATCTCCTCCTTGAG GTAGAAGCATTGACGAACCAAGAAGAAGTTGAACTGCGTTCTAAAATTGAAACTCTTGGATTAGAGGTCACAAAAGTTCCTTCAAAGTCAACCAAACAGCTTGACGAG TTGGAAATAGCTAAGGAGTTGGATAGATTATCAGCAAAATTGGACGATGTTGATGAGATGATATCATCCACCATGGCTGCAGATCCTCAAGTAAGGTCTCTCTTGAGCTGTACAGCTGATGTGTGGATGCCAGTTATCACTGCTACCTCTGAAGAAAGGCGTAGTTTTACAGCATCTCCCGGAGACAACAAAACCACCCAGACAGATGCAGAAAGCTCtaaataa
- the LOC123899075 gene encoding protein transport protein SEC31 homolog B-like, with the protein MSMLAQLWDMRNIMTPIKEFMGHTRGIIAMSWCPNDSSYLLTCGKDSRTICWDTIFGEIAYELPVGTNWNFDVHWYSKIPGVISASSFDGKIGIYNIKVHTFLF; encoded by the exons ATGAGCATGTTGGCACAGCTTTGGGATATGAGGAATATAATGACACCGATTAAGGAGTTTATGGGGCACACTAGAG GCATAATTGCAATGTCATGGTGTCCCAATGATAGCTCTTATTTGCTTACCTGTGGCAAAGATAGCCGAACCATATGCTGGGACACTATTTTTGGAGAG ATTGCCTATGAATTGCCAGTCGGAACTAACTGGAACTTTGATGTGCATTGGTATTCTAAGATACCTGGAGTAATATCGGCATCTTCCTTTGATGGAAAAATAGGCATATACAATATTAAGGTAcatacttttcttttttga